The region CCAACAAACGTCCTCCACCAGTACTACCAACAAGTTGTCTCCATTCTTACCAGGACCATGTACGAAAAGGTGGCAGAGCAAATCAATAGTGCTCTTTCATACTCAGTTGACTCTGCAGATGTAACAGTTAACAGTCGGTCGTACTACTTGACACGTTTCCCAAAAGGACTAGTACGGAGTCAAGTGAACTACGACACTGACCATGGACACATCAATTGTACATGTTTGTTGTTCGAGTCCGATGGAATTCCATGTCGTCATATATTCGCTGTTATGAAGCACTTGAACATACCTTGCAGTCCAGACTTTCTGTTTAAGGCTAGATGGAGGAAGGATGCTAAGAGCTCGGTTGAATTGAATGGTTTCCCCCATTCTAGGGTGCCCGCTGATGTGTTGGTATGTACAAGATGGGGATCATTAACATCACGATTCAATGCAATGGGATACTTTGCGACCAAGCAAAGCGACACTTACGAAGAGGCCATGAATGAGATGTCTCGGTTGGAGGAGAAATTTAAGTCAATGTGCTTCCAATTTTGTAATCAATCCGGTGACGCAAACATTGAGCAAAATGAGAACCACTCCCACCCATCTAACAGAGTGATCCGAGATCCAGCTTTAATTCGGACTAAGGGGAGGGAACCTAATAAAAAGTCAAAAGGAAAGGAGAAGGAGCATGATGACAAGGTGGCTAACAAGAGAAGATGCAGAAACTGCAACGAGTTAGGGCACAACAGGGCAACTTGCAAAGTTCAACCTCAAATTCAAATGACTCAACAATTTCAACCATTTTCTAAGTTTCCATCCACAGAAGCAAGTGTATGTTGTGGCTTCATCCAGCCTGGAGAAAGCAATGACGATGGCAATAATGACACATCTACACCATGGTAAAATAACATTTCTGCGAGTGGCGATATTCCTCTAAATGAAAGTACGATAGCCGGCAGTCATAGTTTTGCAACGCATGGGTGAGTAGAATATATACGTTTTAAATTACTTTGTTGTTTGTGTTAATAAGCTTTATTAGGTTATGAACTTCACCCATGATTTCATATCGTACTTCTTAAAGCTGAagaaatgaaataattaaaattttgaatatttcgATTATTATGAACTCATGGAGTATTATTTCATATTAAAGAGCTTATTTAATCATTATAATGGTAATTATTTAaaaagtgtagagtccaagaactttacttagctagttagatagtagcaccaatagtaatagttgtagtatttttatgactgtggattttggttcagttTTGGATTTAGCTGGACACTCGTGGTAACACTTGtacattttctaagtttaacctatagttttataatattaattttaacctaggtttgattaatatgacttgtttactttacaagccccaagtagtaacGACCATTATAGTATATATGACATATATGATATGCTTATAGTacatgttatggtatgtttttagccTATGAtataaatttatgtatatgatttatgttgttagattttccttcctgagcattagactcattcctttatgtttatatgtccagaaaaatagctttggtggcggaaaggttcttggcagcttaggggttgtgtattgaggcaggatggaatcggtggattgagtGTTTCGGTTCGATgatgaagtcgcttcttagtattttaaaaattatgctttatatgtattttccgcactttattttgtaacccatttagtTAAAGTTAtgatgtgtttttattttaaaaacaatgggatcccatatcctactttaaattttatgtagtttaacatttgctttttagttttaaataaagttatgatgtttttatATGTAAGTGTAgggtagtgggtcattacaaaaagcATTAGTGCTTTCCTTTCCAATTTATATTATAACCCAATTTCGAAGGATAATTAAATATACCAAGAAATGGATTCAATTTTTGTAACTCCTCATTTGTATCACCGGAAGGCATATATTTGGTTTATGTAGTCAATAAGGGGAGGATGTTGTATGTAACTGGGAAAATGTAAAAAACAAGATCCATGTATGATCGATCTGTAGAACAACACTTTATAACAATGTAGTTGTGAATCCTTCAATTGGCAGGGGTTCATAAAAAAAAAGTTGTACCTGCATATAGATATGGTCGTAATTGGGGGATGGGAGGTGTTGTTTGAGTATGGCAACAACCAACTTTACTTAGACTAGATGAACCTACTCTCTAGATAGGTGCACTGTCATGTGGTACTCTAACAATTTTTTCATGATGGGAAGGCTGTCCCACTAAGTCTCCTCAAGTGTAACTCTCACATTCATTTAGAGTAATACTAgtgaacataattccattataaGTTATTAATTATCATAAGTACTACAAATGCATATTATGAAAGTTTAGTCAAATAATTTGACAAACAAGTCATTGTGACATACGCCACCTCAAGAAACTAACAACCCAAACCTAATTGAACAACACTTATAAACTAACAAACCATTCTTACTCGGTGAAACTAATGCAATGCAACGCCCACTTAGACTAACTTAGACAAGGATAGTATCATAAAGTTTTGAAGTTACTAACAATGGAGTTGTTCATCCTCTTATATCTTCCTTTTGCAAACGGACGCCGACCCTATTGTGCACTTTTTCATCTAGATATTGTTGGTATCTAGTCAATGCCTCAGACTTAAGTTCGTCCACTACTTCGGACAACCTTTGGTAGTCGTCCTTGGAAGCAATCCTTCTCAATCCTTCTAATTCGTTGCACCGTTCAACAATTTCGGCCTCCAACTCCAATATCTTCGCTTCCATTGACTTGTTACGTTCCTCCAACATACCTTTTTCAAAATTGATTTGCCAAATCAAGAACTTCTTCTCCTCCAATTTATCCTTTAGATCATTAATGTACTCTAAAGGGTGTGGGGGGAGGGTTTTTATTCTACAGTGCGTGAACTCTTCCAGTTCCGGGCggatgttttcttgatgggcgaCCTCGGGGAAAACCTCTCGATTGCATGAGTTGAATGAGGAGCCAGAATCCATAGTAGATGGTTGGTCGTAAATAAATGGGAGTTTATAGTGTTCCATACATATGCACACTAATAACATAGTCCAAACAAGAGCATAGGACATGGATGGTGTACTCTAGAAGTCATTGAGAGGTGTAGGTATGCCTAAGTGCCATAGGCGTTATGACACAAATTTTAAGTGGGACCAATACGAGGCCACACTATCATTTCTTATAGTACATTCCTGCAGCAGTGACATTTGAAATAAATGCAAGTAACAATGTAGGGTCGTGTTATGAGCAAATAAACAATGCATCCACAGAATTGGCCCCACTATggatattaaaataaaatttggaTATGACATGAAGGTGTGGTGAGGGTGGGTAGTATTTGAGTCAAAGAAGCCATAACGTGTATGAATACTCCAAAAAATGGGTGGATCCCACGACGGTGTAGTCAATTTCAAAATACTGTTGGTAGTCGGTCAATCATTCAATGCTTGGCGGGTATTGTGGGATATATGGGTTCTCAATGCACAGATACACTAATGTACATGTAATATAATAAGACAAAACTAGTGGAAACCATAATAAATTTCCATTATATAAATCCAACACTGGTATAAACACATATGTGCATTGGACTTCTGTTTTGGCGAACAGAGACATTAAGGGTAATATTTCGAAAAGATGATGGCCACCTCAGCCAACGATTCAGAGTTGAACAAACGTGACATAATTTTGGATGCGGACGCAGACACTGACGTTGGAGCCATACAAACGATGGATTCAGGCTGCAACACCATCGCAATGGATTTAACTCCTCCAGTTTACTTTCGATCCTCCCAGGTGGTTGTAGGCATAAAATTAACAACCATATCCCCGTACCCGGTTGTTAAGAAACCTGACGTCGCCAAATTAGAGTATCCAAAACCCACTGACATTGAATGTTTTATTAAGGAACAGATTGGGAAGTTTGACAAGGGTATGACGACAGCTCAGTTACTCCGAGCTAAGATTGAGAAGAAAGGTTTAAGCAGCTTAACCATCGGTGCTATGCAAGATGCACTAGACACTATGGTTTTGTGTTTCCAagagttggaggatgttgtctatTGCGGAGAAAATTAACTTGAACTTAACAAGCTAATGTAGTAGTTCTATATAtaatggatatttggtttatgTAGTCACTCTTTTTCAGTAACCATGGTTGCCGATGTGGCCATATGGTTCTATCAAGTAAACATGAGTGTATGTGTACAATGTATTAGTATAAAGGATCATGTTGTGCGAACCCTTTTGTTATAATTAGAAATCAAAATATGTGTAATGTTACCTATTTTCATATCTTTCAGCATCCTCTTGTTTTGGATTGAAATTGAAAACAGTTGATATTGTGTTTAGTATTTACTTAAAATACTAGAGGGAAGATGTTCAACTAATCTTTTGAGTGTGGTGTGAACTTAATTTGCAAAaatttattgtatatatataggAAAAATCAATgcaagagagttgatttgaattTCAATGGAGGGGTGAAAGCTAGTTGAGCAAAAAAAGTTGAACTTACGTTTAATTAAAGAGCATAAATGTAACAAT is a window of Humulus lupulus chromosome 4, drHumLupu1.1, whole genome shotgun sequence DNA encoding:
- the LOC133833025 gene encoding protein FAR1-RELATED SEQUENCE 5-like translates to MKKDLYNWIGRQRRQEAEEGETDAEGALGYLECLGLRDPDFYETHTIDKDFRLADLFWADGNCRRDYNLFGEIMAFDTTYRKNAYNKPLLIFVGVNHHFRTIVFAVALLYDETEETYIWVLQEFLECMKNKAPHVIVTNGDHAMANAIKVVMPQSVHRLCAWHLQANLTSNAPHPLFKEKFNELLYQYCTEEQFEDTWNNMVSEFHLQESRWAKTTYTNHKSWAEYFLRGNFFAGLTTTQRSESINSYLSHFLTSKLKLRDLVGQVDAAIQNIRHTKREDDFISNHTSPSIPTNVLHQYYQQVVSILTRTMYEKVAEQINSALSYSVDSADVTVNSRSYYLTRFPKGLVRSQVNYDTDHGHINCTCLLFESDGIPCRHIFAVMKHLNIPCSPDFLFKARWRKDAKSSVELNGFPHSRVPADVLVCTRWGSLTSRFNAMGYFATKQSDTYEEAMNEMSRLEEKFKSMCFQFCNQSGDANIEQNENHSHPSNRVIRDPALIRTKGREPNKKSKGKEKEHDDKVANKRRCRNCNELGHNRATCKVQPQIQMTQQFQPFSKFPSTEASVCCGFIQPGESNDDGNNDTSTPW